In Salminus brasiliensis chromosome 24, fSalBra1.hap2, whole genome shotgun sequence, one genomic interval encodes:
- the LOC140546862 gene encoding histone H2B, translating to MPEPAKSAPKKGSKKAVTKTAGKGGKKRRKSRKESYAIYVYKVLKQVHPDTGISSKAMGIMNSFVNDIFERIAGESSRLAHYNKRSTITSREIQTAVRLLLPGELAKHAVSEGTKAVTKYTSSK from the coding sequence atgcctgagccagctaagtccgcgcccaagaagggatccaagaaagccgtgaccaagacggccgggaaaggcggcaagaagcgcagaaagtccaggaaggagagctatgccatctacgtgtacaaggtgctgaagcaggtccaCCCTGACACTGGAATCTCCTCTAAAGCGATGGGCATCATGAACTCGTTCGTGAACGACATCTTCGAGCGCATCGCCGGTGAGTCTTCTCGTTTGGCTCACTACAACAAACGTTCTACTATCACCTCTAGGGAGATCCAGACTGCTGTGCGTCTGCTCCTTCCCGGTGAGTTGGCCAAGCACGCCGTGTCAGAGGGCACAAAGGCCGTCACCAAGTACACGAGCTCCAAGTAA